In Trichoplusia ni isolate ovarian cell line Hi5 chromosome 7, tn1, whole genome shotgun sequence, a single genomic region encodes these proteins:
- the LOC113496230 gene encoding zinc finger protein 540-like, with translation MVSKDSTSLCRICLQDGATIPIFENTEQEDNILTKLIFCLHTDNLEDVEGYPRHICEVCNTTLETVFNFITKFRESYKVLQNGLMIVKKENHSETSNDVTELEIDIKRIKTESENDFDDGFDDLEDSLPLKVSKEVKKEPIKKGPRSQRTKTQTGNRTNKIASSILEGNFHWNGDIWCMKIGDTTLKKIDSHDKKASKARPQMKIKVPAHAVKPSTEKLCDLCGDVFRNNDRLANHKKSVHFKKPVKCPKCPRICVSDYYLNRHIKRKHELHRDFICSTCGQGFAYKGELSSHFRNVHDKLSRPKKVYSCKFCDKTYKCAKSIIIHERSVHTGQRPAECTVCNTSFFHEDYLKEHMRLHTGETPFKCPICGRGYAQRGNMKSHLRIHRLSELDAVTLSKMRPNYLKLLKV, from the exons ATGGTCAGCAAAGATTCAACAAGTTTGTGTAGAATTTGTTTGCAGGATGGAGCTacaattccaatatttgaaaatactGAACAAGAAGATAATATCCTTACAAAGCTTATATTTTGTCTACATACCGATAAC TTAGAAGACGTCGAAGGATATCCACGTCATATATGTGAAGTGTGCAATACTACACTAGAAAccgtatttaattttattactaagtTTAGAGAATCTTATAAGGTATTACAAAATGGCCTAATGATTGTGAAGAAGGAAAATCACAGTGAAACTAGTAATGATGTGACAGAGTTGGAAATAGATATTAAAAGAATTAAGACTGAATCAGAGAACGACTTTGACGATGGTTTTGATGATTTAGAAGACTCATTACCATTAAAAGTTAGCAAGGAGGTTAAAAAGGAACCAATTAAAAAAGGACCAAGATCTCAGAGAACTAAAACTCAAACTGGTAACAGGACTAATAAAATAGCATCTTCTATATTAGAAGGCAACTTTCATTGGAATGGTGACATATGGTg TATGAAAATAGGGgacacaacattaaaaaaaatagatagcCATGATAAAAAAGCTTCTAAGGCTAGGCCACAGATGAAAATCAAAGTGCCTGCACATGCTGTGAAACCTTCAACAGAGAAACTTTGTGATCTCTGTGGTgatgtatttagaaacaatgACCGACTTGCAAACCATAAGAAAAGTGTGCACTTTAAAAAACCTGTGAAATGCCCAAAGTGTCCCAGGATCTGTGTATCAGACTACTATTTAAATAGACATATTAAAAGGAAACATGAGCTTCACAGAGATTTTATATGCTCAACATGTGGCCAAGGTTTTGCATATAAAGGGGAGTTGTCCAGCCATTTTAGAAATGTACATGATAAGTTGTCAAGGCCAAAGAAGGTATATTCTTGTAAATTTTGTGATAAGACCTATAAATGTGCTAAGTCTATTATTATACATGAAAGATCTGTACACACAG gtcaAAGACCAGCAGAGTGTACAGTCTGCAACACAAGTTTCTTTCATGAAGATTATCTTAAGGAGCATATGCGGTTACACACAGGAGAAACGCCTTTCAAATGTCCGATATGCGGCCGCGGATATGCACAGAGAGGCAACATGAAGAGCCATCTTCGCATACACCGATTATCTGAATTAGACGCGGTTACCCTAAGTAAAATGAGACCAAACTATTTAAAGCTGCTAAAagtgtaa
- the LOC113496231 gene encoding uncharacterized protein LOC113496231 → MSRVNQAQMKKLLDLLSEDGVLVDGRVMYTNTNKQNFWRNIANQLNAVEGGVYKNTWKWCKMWADWKNKTKKKANIILRRKSYSLVQPTPTLTNLELRLLKIINYPMDDKQDALRLEMVVSKEEMPENADEFQVEFLNEGYGDGDMHSRDKSSSEDEPSNCYERVSSKFCDVDDILPDDKLEDDQETSDYERNSDLRVSEKVLKKRKMSLEEYKVRTTLKIEKERVQQKAEELRLRAIELKLKGEELRLKEMEMNKINFLTSIEEEKVKCFRDISSSLKELSERTRSGNLRFHNAI, encoded by the exons atgagTCGAGTAAACCAAGCTCAGATGAAAAAGCTGTTGGATCTGCTCAGCGAAGACGGGGTCCTTGTTGACGGTAGAGTAATGTACACAAACACTAATAAACAGAACTTTTGGAGAAATATCGCTAACCAACTCAATGCCGTTGAAGGTGGAGTCTATAAAAACACTTGGAAGTGGTGCAAA ATGTGGGCTGATTGGAAGAACAAGACCAAAAAGAAAGCTAATATAATACTGAGAAGGAAAAGCTACAGTTTAGTACAACCAACACCAACATTAACTAACTTAGAACTGAGACTGttgaagataattaattatcctATGGATGATAAACAAGACGCATTGAGATTGGAAATG GTTGTAAGCAAAGAGGAAATGCCAGAAAATGCAGATGAATTTCAAGTTGAGTTTCTAAATGAGGGTTATGGAGATGGTGACATGCATTCAAGGGACAAGAGCTCTTCAGAAGATGAACCATCAAACTGTTATGAAAGAGTATCCAGTAAATTTTGTGATGTGGATGATATTTTACCAG ATGATAAGTTAGAGGATGATCAAGAAACATCAGACTATGAGCGAAACAGTGACTTAAGAG tttcagaAAAAGTGTTAAAGAAGAGAAAAATGTCTCTAGAGGAGTATAAAGTGagaacaacattaaaaattgaaaaagagaGAGTGCAACAGAAAGCAGAAGAGTTAAGACTAAGAGCAAtagagttaaaattaaaaggagAAGAGTTAAGACTGAAGGAAATGGAgatgaacaaaattaattttttgacaAGTATAGAAGAGGAGAAAGTGAAATGTTTTAGAGATATATCATCATCACTAAAAGA gttATCAGAACGTACGAGAAGTGGAAATCTACGATTTCACAATGCTATCtag
- the LOC113496234 gene encoding heme transporter hrg1-B-like has translation MLRVKIHIALSAIGAFLGLSAFICFCIVYANIEAGMWALLSGIHASLALMLHCHYLKESLHVNFSRKALQYIGDFGMVGFVAGTALTIFYLFLEIYYQADVMPIKSSIIIRLVWSFMMLKWGLMLYLVTKKYLRTYNDHQLFSENPNIEET, from the exons ATGTTACGTGTAAAGATTCATATAGCACTAAGTGCTATTGGAGCATTTTTAGGATTGTCTGCATTTATTTGTTTCTGCATTGTTTATGCAAACATTGAAGCCGGAATGTGGGCGCTTTTATCTG GTATACATGCATCATTGGCACTGATGCTACATTGCCACTACTTAAAGGAGTCCCTGCACGTAAACTTCTCAAGAAAAGCATTGCAGTACATCGGAGACTTTGGAATGGTTGGATTTGTCGCTGGGACGGCTCTTACAATATTCTATTTGTTCCTGGAGATCTATTACCAAGCTG ATGTGATGCCAATCAAGTCTAGTATAATAATTCGGCTCGTCTGGTCGTTCATGATGTTGAAGTGGGGTCTGATGCTGTACCTCGTCACAAAGAAGTACCTGAGGACCTACAACGATCACCAGCTGTTCTCCGAAAACCCGAACATCGAGGAGACGTAA
- the LOC113496232 gene encoding V-type proton ATPase subunit D gives MSGKERLAIFPSRGAQMLIKGRLAGAQKGHGLLKKKADALQVRFRMILSKIIETKTLMGEVMKEAAFSLAEAKFTTGEFNQVVLQNVTKAQIKIRSKKDNVAGVTLPIFESYTDGTDTYELAGLARGGQQLTKLKKNFQSAVKLLVELASLQTSFVTLDEVIKVTNRRVNAIEHVIIPRLERTLAYIISELDELEREEFYRLKKIQDKKKIIKDKAEARKKAMLLAGHHDEHDAANLLDEGDEDLLF, from the exons ATGTCTGGAAAGGAAAGGCTAGCAATTTTCCCGTCTCGGGG TGCTCAGATGTTGATTAAGGGCCGTCTGGCGGGTGCACAGAAAGGCCATGGTCTCCTGAAGAAGAAGGCTGATGCCCTCCAAGTGAGGTTCCGTATGATCCTCAGCAAAATTATTGAG ACAAAAACCCTTATGGGTGAAGTGATGAAAGAGGCTGCTTTCTCGCTGGCTGAGGCTAAGTTCACAACTGGAGAGTTCAACCAAGTGGTGCTGCAGAATGTCACCAAGGCTCAAATCAAGATCCGTTCCAAGAAAGACAATGTTGCTG GTGTTACTCTCCCTATTTTCGAGTCTTACACAGACGGAACTGACACATACGAGCTCGCTGGTTTGGCCAGGGGTGGTCAACAGCTCACCAAGCTGAAGAAGAACTTCCAGAGTGCTGTGAAGCTGCTCGTTGAGTTGGCTTCCCTACAGACTTCTTTCGTAACCCTTGATGAGGTCATCAAGGTTACCAACAGGCGTGTCAATGCTATTGAGCACG TGATCATTCCTCGGCTGGAGCGTACTCTGGCGTACATCATCTCTGAGCTTGACGAGCTCGAGCGTGAGGAGTTCTACCGGCTGAAGAAGATCCAGGACAAGAAGAAGATCATCAAGGACAAGGCTGAGGCA CGTAAAAAGGCGATGTTGTTGGCTGGCCATCATGACGAGCACGACGCTGCGAACTTGCTCGACGAAGGCGATGAAGACTTGCTGTTCTAA